Proteins co-encoded in one Epinephelus moara isolate mb chromosome 13, YSFRI_EMoa_1.0, whole genome shotgun sequence genomic window:
- the LOC126399429 gene encoding neoverrucotoxin subunit alpha-like, whose protein sequence is MASEMTVAALGRPFGLGMLYDARRDALIPGMTLWDEKTLQENTAENSNRSSAFNISASDSIEDKSSLLDVSASLKLSFCSGLIEVGGSAKYLNDEKKFKNQSRVTCQYKATTNFKELSLINIITMDTKQIDVIKKSGATHVVTGILYGANAFFVFDSEKLEASNVQSVQGSMQAVIKKIPSLSMERQAEIKLSDEEKDLTNKLSCKFFGDFILESNPATFEDAVKVYVQLPQLLGEKGENAVPLKVWLMPLKNLDTEAAELSREISNALVWRVQDALEDLSKTRIRCNDSLEDRVVENFPVIREELSHFQKLCSYFATNLRQSLAKKLPSILDGEADESSVEELFEDRDKSPFSREKLSKWLDDKEREINIIRSCVDTMEGVKIVQNQSELDREVLAPGVANALCFVFTSMERGDLYLDLMATYLKLPTSGSTNEESWYFSEEIFSNMRNKAKAFRDFAKAQKNNNRLRILIATIANEKYKGATIYHYREGNLVSEDYTKSEPIDVETITDRRDLIEYATDLTLDPNTVNCYLTLSEGDKXKHYKKATSLELQSYPDHPERFDKHTQVLCKESLTGRHYWEVEWSTGSTESVYVAVVYKGIERKAKSSDSEFGNDTMSWAFGQYRGSSLHTVSAHHNGWQWDTAFPSDGCDKVGVYLDWPAGTLSYYRVSSNTLRHLYTFRTKFTEPVYPGLWVKYHCNFAYLCPVQ, encoded by the exons ATGGCCTCAGAAATGACAGTTGCCGCTCTGGGTCGACCCTTTGGCCTAGGAATGCTCTATGATGCTCGCAGAGATGCACTGATCCCAG GTATGACATTGTGGGATGAGAAAACTCTACAAGAGAACACAGCTGAAAATTCCAACCGTAGCAGTGCATTTAATATTTCTGCATCTGACTCCATTGAAGACAAGTCCTCTCTGCTGGATGTTAGCGCTTCTCTGAAGCTCAGTTTCTGCAGTGGACTGATTGAAGTCGGAGGATCTGCCAAGTACCTGAATGATGAGAAGAAATTCAAGAATCAGAGCAGAGTGACGTGTCAGTACAAAGCCACCACCAACTTCAAAGAGTTGTCATTGATTAACATCATAACCATGGACACCAAACAGATAGATGTCATTAAGAAGAGCGGCGCAACACATGTGGTCACCGGGATCCTGTACGGGGCAAAtgctttctttgtgtttgaCAGTGAGAAGTTAGAAGCCAGCAACGTTCAGAGCGTCCAGGGCAGCATGCAGGCTGTGATAAAGAAGATCCCCTCACTTAGTATGGAGAGACAAGCTGAAATAAAGCTGAGTGATGAAGAAAAAGACCTGACCAACAAATTGTCCTGCAAATTCTTCGGAGACTTCATTCTTGAAAGCAACCCTGCAACATTTGAAGACGCGGTGAAGGTCTACGTTCAACTTCCACAGCTACTgggagaaaaaggagagaaTGCTGTTCCACTGAAGGTCTGGCTGATGCCACTGAAGAATCTGGACACTGAAGCTGCTGAGTTGTCAAGAGAGATCAGCAACGCACTAGTGTGGAGGGTGCAGGATGCTCTGGAAGATTTAAGCAAAACAAGAATCAGATGCAATGATTCTCTGGAAGACAGAGTGGTAGAAAATTTCCCAGTCATTCGAGAAGAATTAAGCCATTTCCAAAAATTGTGCAGTTACTTTGCAACTAACCTCCGACAGAGCTTGGCGAAGaaacttccctccatccttGATGGTGAAGCAGATGAGAGCTCAGTAGAAGAACTCTTTGAAGACCGAGACAAGTCGCCATTCAGTCGTGAAAAACTGAGCAAGTGGCTGgatgacaaagagagagaaatcaaCATCATCAGATCCTGTGTAGATACCATGGAGGGAGTGAAGATCGTCCAAAATCAGTCAGAGCTGGACAGAGAGGTTCTTGCTCCAGGCGTAGCGAATGCTCTGTGCTTTGTTTTCACCTCCATGGAAAGAGGTGATCTCTACCTGGATCTGATGGCCACCTACTTAAAGTTACCTACATCAGGAAGTACCAATGAAGAGTCATGGTACTTCTCAGAGGAGATTTTCAGCAACATGAGAAACAAAGCCAAAGCTTTCCGTGACTTTGCCAAAGcacagaagaacaacaacaggtTGCGTATTCTCATAGCAACCATAGCAAATGAGAAATACAAAGGGGCAACCATCTATCATTACAGGGAGGGCAATCTGGTCAGTGAAGACTATACAAAGTCTGAACCCATTGATGTGGAGACCATCACTGACAGAAGAGATTTGATCGAGT ATGCCACTGATCTCACCCTGGACCCAAACACTGTAAACTGCTACCTCACTCTGTCTGAGGGAGACAAGNCCAAACACT ACAAGAAGGCAACAAGCTTAGAACTGCAGTCATACCCTGATCACCCAGAGAGGTTTGATAAACATACTCAGGTGTTGTGCAAAGAGAGCTTAACTGGCCGCCATTACTGGGAGGTAGAGTGGAGTACTGGCTCCACAGAATCTGTTTATGTTGCTGTTGTATACAAGGGAATTGAAAGAAAAGCGAAAAGTTCAGACAGTGAGTTTGGAAATGATACCATGTCGTGGGCTTTTGGCCAGTACCGCGGTTCATCTCTTCACACTGTGTCGGCACATCATAATGGTTGGCAGTGGGACACTGCTTTTCCCTCTGATGGCTGCGACAAAGTCGGGGTGTATCTGGACTGGCCTGCTGGCACTCTGTCCTACTACAGAGTCTCATCTAACACTCTGCGTCACCTCTACACCTTTCGCACCAAATTCACTGAGCCTGTTTACCCAGGCCTCTGGGTTAAATACCACTGCAACTTTGCGTACCTGTGTCCAGTTCAGTAG